GTAACCATCCACTGGATGTCGCTGAGAAGACCGATAGCGTCGAAAGTAAGGGTAACGCTGCCTGAGGCATCGGTGACGCCGCTTACCCAGAGACTATCGTGTGAAATGCATACAAGAGCGTTATCGACTATACCGTCCGGTTCGCTTACCGAGAAGGTGGCCTGTGTGGAACCACTTGGCAGGCTGGTGGGAGCACTCACTGTAAGGTAATGTGGCACTGCTGTCCTCATATCCATTGTTGGGTCGCCGAACCAATGGAAGAGGTCCCATTCGATCTCGGTGCGGTCGGTAGGGTACGGACACATGGGAGCGGAAGCTTGCATTTCCAACTTCGAACACATCAATGCCTGGCCGGTGAGGTAATTTCCCGTGGGATCAGTGTACAATGAGGGAGGACTTGTATACTCATCGTTAAAGGATTTGTATAGACCGTAGCAGATGTAATCGTTCCAGTAACTGTAACTTGTGGAGGTAGCAGCCAGTACGCCTACAGCCCCTCCGTCCATCCGGAAGAAATTCTCAGCGAAACAGTCGCCGGAGAACTGACCGGTCAGGCAATTGACGCTCATAACCATGGGAGTTTTGTCGCCGTTTGTTAAACCTGAGAGATCGGATGTATAGAATGCTGGATGACTCCATCCGGTAACGCCCCCGTGGTCTCTGTGCTGAACAAGGAAAACTCCGGAGTTAATACTTGACAGAATGCCTGCCGCGTCACCATCCCAGGTGATATCTGAAGGAACCTGCTGCCCTGCGCTGGGAAGATCGTTTCTGTAGTAGTAAGGTGGTGAGGCGGAAGTATTCTTGTTGTATTCGCGCTGAACCGTTTTTCCGTAGATATTCATGTAGGTGTCGCGGACTGTCTCGCAGGTGAAACAGAACCAGCGTGTAGCGATTGTGCTGGAACTGCTTGTTGCCTGGAAATATCCCGCGCAGAGAACATTCCCCCAGAAACCCGCGTCCATCAGTGGGTCGAATTGCCATTTGAGGATTTTCGCCTCCACTATTGGATAATGACTTGTGGGAGTTACGAACCTGGCGTTGTAGATATCAGCCCTGAAATCGCTTGCACCGTCCATACAGCAGTAGCGGTTGTCACTGTATATACCTGTGGGAGAGCTGTAGCTTGAAAGATCTCCCTGATCTCCGACGAAAAGAATGAAACTTGGAGGTATAACCCATGTATCGTAGGCATTCTGTATGTAATCCTTGATTTCGGTCTGGGTTGAAGAGCCCATGGCCACTATGGCGGTAAGGTAGCCCTGATCCATTTTAGCATCGATGAAAACGTCCATCATGGTATCAACAAAATCATCTCCCGCGATTATCAGCAAATCGGCTGCGGTGATATCTCTTGCCTGATCCATGTTATAGGCCTTCACCGGTACACAGTTTTCGGAGTTGATGGTTTTTTGAGGTTCACCTAGGATTTCCGAATTGATTAGGGTTCTGTACGTATTTATAAAGAATCTGCTCTGAAGCCTCGGGTCGACATGAACGGTGCCGCCAAGATCAACAGTAACGCGAAGTTTAGGGGTTACCGTCAGGAGCCCTGTTTCAGCATCCCAATGGAAGGGAATGATATTGAACCTGCCCATATTCACTCCGCGAAGGGTTCCGGAATCCTCGAACACGGCTTCCTGCGAGGGGTATGCGCCATGGCTGTAAGCTTCCGGCAGGTATGTGAAGGGGACCTGCTCGTAGGAATTATCCACAGGAATGGGCTGCATGGGAGAAGGAGTAATGTTCATGATTACAACCGGCTCCTCAAGCACCTCTACGCTGATGGATACGTTGGGGTTGTCAGGTATGGCAGCCATGAAGGATGCCTTTGGAAGCATCGGCGCTCCCTCCGCGTCTGCGTAGGGTGTAAGGGCCGGTACGCTTATGGAATTGAATGTCATTCCGTTCCCGGTAACCGGGTTGTTCTGGAAACCAGGCAGAGTGATATCCACTACAAAACCGGAGGCGGTACATTCCACCACTTCCAGATTGGCGTGATCAAGGTCGGATATGCCGAAGTTAATCCAGTCAGCCGCGACCATGGAAACCAGCACCAGCAAGACAGCGATCGTTTTCATAGTACTCCTCATATTTCGGGTGATTAGTTTACTTAATGCAAATAATTCAAAAATACCATTATATAAACTATTTTAGTGACGACAAATAGTCAAGTCCGAAAAGCAGGTTTCTCAGTATGGAATAGTACCTCTGCTCGATTGGTATTATCTTAACAGTCATGGGAATTTAACAGAATGGGGAGATATCATGAAATCTTTGCTTACCTTTGTTATCGCGCTGTCACTTCTGACCGCAGGCTGCTCCAACGAAATGGCCACCCCCGGCAATGTGATAAGAAGCTCATTGCCCGAGAAGACACATACACTGACAGATGCCTGGCCGCAGGCCAGCAGTAATCTTTTAGCCAGGGGCCGTCCTGTTCAGCCGGATACCTATACATCCGTGCATGATATATCCGGGAGCGGCATAATGGTTATTGACGTGAGAAGCCACGATTTCAATCCTGTTGCCGCGGTAATCGACGGAGAAGGCAACCTTATAGCTTTCAACGATAACTGGAAAGAGTCGACCAGCGCGAGGGTTGTTCTTGATGGTGCCCCGTCAGGCGGAAAACTCCTGATATTCTCACCCGATGACACCAGAGGGCTCTACGATGTTATCATTGAGGAAGGAACTTCCGAGGATATTGAAACCTTTATCAACGCGACAGATTTCTCAGGGGGAATGGTAAGGGGCTGGATCGAAGAGGGCAGCTACAATGCCTATCTGTACAATATCCTTAGAGAAGCACTTGAAAACGATGTCTATGTCAATAATTACTCCCAGGCGGAGCTCTTTCCCTTTACCATTGATAGCGAAGAACTAATTTCAATATCGCTGGAATCCGATGATTTTGACCCCTATCTGATTCTTATGACTGTTGAAGATGGAACTTACGCATTCGTGGAATACAACGATGATTACAGCGGTTCTTACTCCCGAATAGTAAGGGAACTTGATGCAGGAGACTACATAGCCCTTGTGATGCCATATTCTGCAGGAAGTCATGGAAGGTTCACTCTTGAGCTGGAATCAATCGATGAGGAAGCTCTGGAAAAAGTAGATATCCCCGCTCAGCAGCAGGACATGGAATACACAGGTGAAATAACAAATGACAGAAATTATGCTATCGCCTGGTGGCCGGATATGGTAGACAACTGGGAATCTCCGGGATTTCTCACTCCATTCACTCCCGTAGCGGCGTTCACATTTTCCGTTGATAATACTTCAGTCTACGAGATCAACGCCTCGGGAGAAATGGATGTATGCCTTACAGTAGTCAGCATAGATGGTGACAGCATCCGGTACGTGACCTCAAATGATGATTACGGTGACCTGGGATCGAATTCCCGGGTAGTGGAACCACTGATGCCCGGTGATTATATAGTTTTCATATCACCCTACAGCGGCACAAGCGAAGGAGAGGTAACATTCTCATGGTCCGAGCATGATGAGGGTATAAGTACACTCAGAGCCGGCAGATCCACCGAGATATACGCGCCTTACGAAACCGAAAGTATCATTTACCAGCTCAACCTTCAGGCAGGCACAAGCTACTCGGTATCCGTTGAGAGTGATGAGATGGACCCTGTCATAACACTTGTTCTTCCCGACGGAGAGAGTTTGTACGACGATGACGGTGGTGATGGAAACAACTCCCTGCTTTATTTCACAGTAACAGAAGATCAGGCGGGAGAAAGCTTCCTGATTGTAGAGAAGTACTCATCCGGCGAGGGAACCTTTACCATTCTGTTTGAAGCCGCAGGCCGTTCAAACTAGAACTTAAAAAAGAGGGAAAAAAAAAGGGGTCAAATCTTTACTCTTGACAATATTCGATTTCGACTGTACATCAAAATCGATTCATGCATTAAGGAATTATCCGGTTGAAAAAAACGAAAGTTCACACAGAATATCTGGATAGAATTTCCATAGATGCTGACGGATTTATCGATGATAAGACCGACAGCGATCTTGAGCTGAAGAGGGTATTCAAACTTGTTGATTCAACGAGAACATTGCCCGGGGAATCGGTTCTTTACGCCTGGCTCAGGTGTCAGTGTCTTACTGAAGAAACGCTGAGGGGAAGAACCCGCTGGATAGAATCCTGGCAGGATTACAATGGAATAGATGGATCACGGAAGGTATTCAAAAAGTGCGGTCCGCAGCACCGGGGAAGTGTCGTTGACGAGATATGGGATCCTGTACCGGTGTTTCCACGAAAGTACAAATACCTGCTTTACATCTGGCTGCTCCTATCGATATTCGCCTTCTCTAGCCCCTTCTTCTTCGGGACTTCGTTGCTGCTGTTCTGTGTCATTCCGATCGCGTCAGTAAATACGATAATCCATTTCAAATGGCACAATAGAATTGCGCAGTACTACTATTCCATATCTTACCTGACAAGGCTTCTCACCTGCGGTAGAAAGCTCCGAAAAAAACTGCCTGCAGGGCTTAATCAGGAGGCTGGTGAACTTACTGAATTGTGTGATGAAACCAGAAAACTTGGCAAGTATACGTTTCTTTTCATCAATCCAAACAGAGTTTCAATGGACATCTTCGATTCTATCCTGGAGTACTTTCGCATATTCCTTCTGGCAGAACTGGCCGCTTACACAACATTGTACCATCGGATTCACAAACTGCAACCTGAACTGAAACGCATATTTGAGATTATCGGAAGAGCTGATGCATCTCTCTGCGTTCATGATTTCATTAACAGTGATACAAGGACATGCAGCCCGGTGTTCAATCAGGAGAAAAATGAAGTCGAGTTCAAACAGCTTTTTCATCCTCTTGTACCCGATTGCTTGAGTAATTCAGCTTCTTTTAAAAGAGGCGTTATTCTTACCGGCGCTAACATGGCCGGCAAATCTACCTTCCTCCGGACACTGGGAATAAGTCATGTAACTGCAACAACCCTGGGAATTGCTTTCGCTGAAAATTTCAGAATACCCTTCCTTCGAATTGCTACTTCGCTGCAGACAGTGGACAATCTTGAGCAGAGCCAGAGCCATTACTACGCCGAAGCTCAAAGACTGCACGCTCTGTGGAGTTCAGGAAAATCATCGGAGTACCGTTGGTTGCTGCTTGTGGATGAAATTCTCTCCGGAACGAACAGTAGGGACCGTAACAGCGCAGCGATTGCGATTCTCACAGATCTGTCAAAAAGCAATTCCTTAGTGATTGTAACTACCCATGAACAGGATACCGCGAGGAATCTTTCGAAACTTTTCGACAATTACCATTTTACCGAGGAAATCCGTAACAATTCGGTTGAATTCGATTACGAGCTGAAGGAAGGTATTGTAGAAAGGAGTAATGCTCTTCGTCTGTTGCGTCATGTAGGTTTTCCCGAGGAACTTATACAGGGATAAAAAGGACGGAGGGATTCAATTTGATATATGTGAGTAATCTGTTTTGAAACAGACGTAACACTCTTATTATTTGTCTTTTCTAAATAAAATCCCTCCGTCCCTAA
This Candidatus Aegiribacteria sp. DNA region includes the following protein-coding sequences:
- a CDS encoding T9SS type A sorting domain-containing protein; the encoded protein is MKTIAVLLVLVSMVAADWINFGISDLDHANLEVVECTASGFVVDITLPGFQNNPVTGNGMTFNSISVPALTPYADAEGAPMLPKASFMAAIPDNPNVSISVEVLEEPVVIMNITPSPMQPIPVDNSYEQVPFTYLPEAYSHGAYPSQEAVFEDSGTLRGVNMGRFNIIPFHWDAETGLLTVTPKLRVTVDLGGTVHVDPRLQSRFFINTYRTLINSEILGEPQKTINSENCVPVKAYNMDQARDITAADLLIIAGDDFVDTMMDVFIDAKMDQGYLTAIVAMGSSTQTEIKDYIQNAYDTWVIPPSFILFVGDQGDLSSYSSPTGIYSDNRYCCMDGASDFRADIYNARFVTPTSHYPIVEAKILKWQFDPLMDAGFWGNVLCAGYFQATSSSSTIATRWFCFTCETVRDTYMNIYGKTVQREYNKNTSASPPYYYRNDLPSAGQQVPSDITWDGDAAGILSSINSGVFLVQHRDHGGVTGWSHPAFYTSDLSGLTNGDKTPMVMSVNCLTGQFSGDCFAENFFRMDGGAVGVLAATSTSYSYWNDYICYGLYKSFNDEYTSPPSLYTDPTGNYLTGQALMCSKLEMQASAPMCPYPTDRTEIEWDLFHWFGDPTMDMRTAVPHYLTVSAPTSLPSGSTQATFSVSEPDGIVDNALVCISHDSLWVSGVTDASGSVTLTFDAIGLLSDIQWMVTSHNALPAEGVINGVGIGDSPEGFVTTHVGLPHPNPTSGHVIFPVTLSSGGNFEITVYDTAGRAIETVHSGELAAGEHSLIWDTHTVPQGLYMIRSIDPTGSVTTNRLVVCR